The Rhodococcus sp. ABRD24 genome contains the following window.
TCAGCCCCAGCGGCGCGCCGTCGGCAGGCACGACCTTGCGCAACGCGGTCGACCATTCGGCCATTTCGTCCCATGTGGCCGGTCCGCGGTCCGGCAGCCCGGCAGCGGCCCAGTGTGCCTTGTTGTAGTAGAACAGCGGCGTCGAGCGGGCATAGGGCGCGGCCCAGTGCGAACCCTGGTACGCATAGTCCTCGTAGAGAGTGCTCACGAAGTCCCCGGTATCTGCCTCGAGGTACTCGAAGACGTCGTCGAGCGGCATGACCTGCCCGTTGATGAAGTACCGGAACCAGTACACGTCGGAAGCGATCACCAGATCGGGCAGATCCTGGGTGCCCGCCGCTGCCTGGTAGCGCTGCGCGACCTCGTCATAGCTGGCGCCCGCAGTCACCAGGTTTACCCGGATCTCGGGATGCTCACTGTTGAAGGCCGCGATGAATCCCTCCTCCATCTCCTTCGACTTACCCGGATGGTTGCTCCACCAGGTGATCTCGGAGGCGGGTGTGATCTTGGACCAGTCGGTACCGCTTGCTGCGGCGGGACCACCGCCGTCACCGCCCACACTCGGGCCGCCGCAGGCCGCAGCCATGAGGCCGAGCGCGCTCACCCCGCCGATGCGCAGGAAGTCTCTGCGCGAGGGGGTCCAGAGGGGGGAGTCGGAGCGTCGATTCCACGACATCGTTTGATTCCTTGTCGATTTCGTATGCGTACAGATGGGCATAGTTGTGTCGGTCGAGGGAAGAGCGGGGGCGTCAGCCCGTGGTGGCGCCGGCGGTGAAGCCTGCGACGAGGCGCCTTTGCAGGATCAGGAAGCCCACCACGATCGGCATCGTGACGATCACCGTGGCGGCCATGAGCACGCCCCAGCTGTTCATCCCGTCGATGTCCTGCAGCAGCGTCAACCCGACGGGCAGCGGCATCGTGTCCGTGCTGTCGGTGACCAGGCGAGGCCACAGGTACTCGTTCCACTCGCCGACCAACGAGACGAGCGATACCGCAACGACAGTGGGGATCGACATCGGCACGACGAACCGCCACAGGCGCCGCCAGTGTCCGGCACCGTCCATCTCGGCGGCCTCGAGTACTGCGGCGGGCAGGGTGAGGAAGTGCTGACGGAACAGGAAGGTGCCGAAAGCACTCGCCAGTCCAGGAACCAGGATGCCCTGGTAGGTATTGAGCCAGCCCAGCGACGCGACCAGCGTGTAGTTCGGGATGATCGTGATCTGGGCGGGAATCAACAGCGTGAAGAGGACCAGCGCGAACATGAACTTTTTGAACGGAATATCCAGGAACACAAGCGCATAGGCACAGCACAGGCCCAACATCACCTTCAAACCTGAACCGAGGACGGTCAGCAGAACGCTGTTGAGGAACATCCGCCCGAGGGGGATGGTGGTAGCCGCCTGGCGGTAGTTGTCGAGGTTGAAAGCCTCCGGAAGCCACTGCAGCGGAAGGGTACTCAGCTCTGCCTCGGTCTTGAAGCTGGCCAGCACCATCCAGATCATCGGAATCGACATGACCAGAACCGTCAGGACCACTGCTATGTAGAGCCCGGAGCGACCGACACTGTGGACCGGCGACCTCCGGACCCTGCGGGCCGGTGGGGGAGCCGGAACCGGCTCCCGAACCACGGGTCGCGGCCGTTCGAGGATAGTACTCACGAGTAGTGCACCTTCCGATCCATAACCCTCAGTTGGAATGCCGTGATAACCAGGAGCAGGACGAACAGGATCGTGGCGGTGGCAGAGGCGTACCCGGCGCGGCCGGTCTGGAAGCCGTCGACATAGATCTGGTACATCAACGTCGTCGTGCTGCCGAGTGGTCCGCCCTGCGTCATTGCCTGGATCAGATCGAAGGACTGGAGCGAGCTCAACGCCATCGTGATCACCAGGAACGAGGAGACCGGGCCCAGCAGTGGCAGAATCACCGACCTCAAGGTCCGCAACCGGCCGGCACCGTCCAGTGCGGCGGCGTCGCGCATGTCCTGTGGAATCGACTGCAGCCCAGCGAGATAGATGATCGCGACGTAGCCTACGTGCTTCCATAGGTAGACGATGATCAGCATGACCAAAGCCCAGGGCGACTCCGTGTACCACTGTGGCGAGGTGAGGCCGACGGCTTCCAGCAGCGTGGAGAGCAGCCCGTACCGTGGGTCGAAGATGTAGAGCCACAGCATGCCGACCGCGATCCCCGACAGGCCGTAGGGGATGAAGGCCAGCATCCGAGCCATCCCACGACCGGCCAGCTTCTGGTTCAGGAGCAGCGCGAGCAACAGGCCCAGCACCAGCGAGCCGCCAACGGTAGCCACCGTGAATATGGCGGTGACGCCGAGGGTGGTGCTCGACGAGGGATCCGAGAACCAGGCTATGTAGTTGTCCAGGCCGACGAATCTCGCTGCAGCAGAACCCATGTTCCACTGCAGAGTCGAGTAGTAGAAGCTCAGGATGAGCGGCCGGTAGACGAACACGAGCAGGAGCGCGATGTTGGGCCCCGCGAGCAGCAGGAACCACAGCAGGTTCTTCCGCTGTCGACGGCGTCGACTCTCACTGGTAGGCGGCGAGCTCCGCGGCTCGACTCTGGGAACACTGACCGAAGTCACCGGACATCGACCTTCCAATTGGCATTCACGTTGAATTCGTAATGATCCCGAGAGGTGGCGTCTCACCGGACCCAGCTCGCGTCTCGGAGCATCGTCGCGCGACTCTTCCCGCAACGAGCGATGCCGTGAAAGTTATTGGCGCCAAATGACGCGATGCACGAGTACCGATGAATCTGCGCCAAACTCGGGATGAAGAACTGTCGATCTCGCGAACAGCACGGAACCGACGTGTTACGCGATGGGGAGGGGACCGCTCCCACCTGGATACATCGCCACCTCGGTCGCCTTGACGGCGAACCAGACGTCGACGCCGGGCACCAGGTCGAGTGCGGCGACCGCGACGGCCGTGACATCGGCGATCAGCCCCGCTGTGCCGTCATGATGGTCGTCGGCGCGGACGCGGACCACATTCCCGCGACTTTCGATCTCGGCGATTCGAACACGGAAGTTGTTTCGCGGACTTCCCTCCGGAGGCTCCCTGTGCACCGCGACTGCGGTCGGGGCGAACACCGCGACAGCGTGTTCACCGTCACCGAAGCCGTCCTCGGTGATGCCGCACACCCTGCCGGCGACGGTGTCGAGGCTGCCCTGACGCACCGTGCCCGACAGCAGGTTGATGCCCGCGATCCGTGCCGCGAAACCACTGCGCGGACGGGCCAGGACCCGCGCCACCGGCCCCTGTTCGACCACTCGCCCGCACTCGATCACGGCTACCCGGTCGGCCAGCGAAAGCGCATCGAGCACATCGTGAGTCACCAGGATCGCGGTCCGGTTCCCGGCGCGCAGGACGCGGCGTAGCAGGGCACGCACCGCCGGAGCGGCGCCGACGTCGAGCGCCGACATCGGCTCGTCGAGCAACAGCAGCTCGGGCTCGGCGGCCAGTGCGCGCGCCACCGCGACCCGCTGCGCCTGTCCGCCGGACAGCTGCCGCGGGCGCCGGCCGGCGAGGTCTGCCGCGTCCACCTCGCCGAGCCACCGGGCTGCCACGGCGTGTGCGGCGTAACGGCTCGTACCCGCGCTGCGCGGTGCGAACGCGACGTTCTCGCGGACAGTCAGGTGCGGGAACAGCAGTGCCTCCTGCGCGAGGAGCGCCACGGATCTCCGATGCGGCTGTACTACAACACCTTCCACGGTATCGGTCAGCACACGTCCGCCCAGTTCGACCCGGCCCTCATCGGGGTGCAGCAGCCCCGCAACAACGTCGAGCAACGTGGACTTGCCGGCCCCGTTGGGGCCGAGAACGGCCAGTACCTCACCCGGCGCCACCACGAGGTCGACGTCGAGCCCACGAGCGGCGACCCGTGCCCGGACGGTCAGTCCGCTCACAGCGCACCTACCGCGCGCCGGGTACGAACCCCCAGAACGATTGCGACGGCCACCAGCACCAGCAGCAGCGATAGCGCGATCGCGGCCTCCGGGTCGGTCTCGCGTAGCAGGTAGATCTCCAACGGCAGTGTCCGAGTGACGCCCTGCAGACTGCCGGCGAACGTGAGCGTCGCCCCGAACTCACCGAGTGCACGTGCAAAGGCGAGCACCGCACCGGAGATCAGACCCGGCAGGACCAGCGGCAGCGTCACCCGGCGCAGCACGGTGGTGGGCGGGGCGCCGAGCGTCGCCGCGACCGACTCGTATCGCCGCCCCGCGGTACGCAGCGCGCCCTCCAGGCTGATCACCAGGAAGGGCAGCGCGACGAAGGTCTGCGCCAGTACCACCGCAGTGGTCGAGAATGCGATCTGGATGCCCAGCACCTCGAGGTGCTGTCCGATGAGCCCACGCCGGCCGAACGTGTAGAGCAGCGCGAGACCCCCGACCACCGGCGGCAGCACCAGTGGGAGCAGCACCAACGCGCGCAGCGCCGCGAGGCCCGGGAAGGAACAGCGAGCCGACACCATCGCCATCGGAACGCCCAGCAGCACGCACAGCACCGTACTGATCGACGCCGTCTTCACGCTGAGAAACAGAGCGGCCAAGGATGATTCGGACGTCACCAGGTTCAAGAAGTTGGGCCAGTCCACTCCTGCCAGCATCGCGATCAGCGGCAGCACCACCAGCAGGCTCCCCGCGGCCGCAGGTATGTAGATCCACGCCGGCAGGCCCGCGGGGACGCTACGTACCTGCGGCCGCCCGATCACGGTGTGCCGAATCCGGCTTCGGCCAGGACCGCCCGTCCCTCCGGGCCGGTGACGAGCGCCGCGAACTGCGCCGCCGATCCCGGATCGCCGGAGTCCTTCAGCACGGCGAGGGGGTAGGTGTTGACCGCACGAGCGGACTCCGGGAAGTCGACTGAGGCAACCTTGCCGACCGCACCGGCGGCATCGGTGACGTAGACCAGACCGGCATCTGCCTGGCCGGTGACGACCTTGCCGAGCACGTCGGTGACCGAGGATTCCTCGCTGACCGGGGACAAGCGCACCCCGGTCGCGTCCTCGATCTTGCGGGTCGCGGTGCCGCACGGGACCTGCGGCGCACAGACGACGACCTCGACGTCCGGCCGGGCCAGATCGGCGAAGGATCGAATGCTCGCCGGATTGTCCGGCGGCACAACGATGGTCAGCAGATTGGTCGCGAAGTTCACCGGATCCGACGACGTCAGTCCCGCCCGGACCGCCTTGGTCATGTTCGCGGTGTCCGCGGACGCGAACACGTCACCGTGCGCGCCCTGGTCGAGCTGGGCTACCAGATCGGACGAGCCCGCGAAGTTGAACAGCACCCGGGTACCCGGGTGCTGTTCCTCGAAGCGGCGGCCCAGTTCGGTGAACGTGGACCGCAGCGACGCGGCGGCGAACACCGTGATCGAGTCGGCGTCCGGACCCGCCCCAGCCTGTGTCGACCCGCTGCAGCCGGCGAGCACCGTCGTGATGGCCGCCGCGGCCGCAGCGATCACGATCCGCGCGCGTCTCACGACACCACTCCCGGCGTCTCGACGATGACGGTCGTCGCCTTCACCACAGCCACCGCGACGCTTCCGGGCTCGAGCTTCAGCTCGGCCGCCGACTCCGCGCTCATCAGCGAGACGACGGCGAACGGTCCACACTGCATCTCGACCTGGGCCATCACGCCGTCGGCGACAACCCGGGTAACCAGGCCGACAAATCGGTTCCGGGCCGAGCTGCCCACCCCGAGCGGGTTCTCGGGCGTCGGCGCCGCGTTGGCCCGCGCGTACTCGGCGAGCTGCTTACCGTCGACCACCATGCGGCCTGCGCCGTCCCGGTGCGCGGAAAGTGTGCCGACGTCCACCCAGCGGCGAACGGTGTCGTCACTGACGCCGAGCAACTGGGCGGCGTCACGTATCCGGATGTCTGGCATTCCGGGATTCTAAGTCCGCAGAAGCGGAACATTCAATCGATTCTACCCGCGCATGCGTCGCGCCCGGTTGTGGCCGGGAGTAGCCGGGAGTAGCCGGGAGTAGCCGGGAACGGCTGGCAGACGCGACTCGACCGGGTGACCACCCCGTCGAGTCTGGGACGTCACCCGGTCGGGCGTATCAGCAGTCAGTGGCGGATGCCCGGGGGGCAGGACTCACCGGCCCGTGGAACCCGAGAGGGATCCGAACGAACCGGAACCCCACCCGACACTCCCCGGACCGTCCTCGGGAGCGACCTCGACCGTCACGATCTGGGTTGCCCGGCCGACGCCGTTGTCCGCAGCGACCGTGAACGTGGTCCGGCCGGCCTCGCGCGGCGTGCCGGACAGGATGCCGGTCTTGTCGTCCAGATCGAGGCCCTCGGGCACCGATCCGGCAGCGATCGAGAACGTTGCCGCGGGAAACGCCGACGCGGTGAAGGTGTGCGTGTATGCCGCGCCGACCTGCCCGCCGGGCGCTGTCGCCGAGGTGATCACGGGTTCCCGGTGAAGTTCACTCTCACTGTTCACCAGCGCGAACGGCGCCGAGGCGTCACCGGTCCACCGGTAGAGAGTGATGTCTGCGGTCTGCATCCCGCCGGCGGAACGGTTACGCGCGAGGTAGAAGAGCCCGTCGCCGAGTGACTCCATGCCGACGTCCGCCTTCTGGATCCAACCGCGGATACCGGTTGCCTCGTGTGTCCGGCCGTCCGGTGCGAGCGCGATCAGCATCCCCTGGTCACCCCCGGTACCGACGAGTTCACCGCGGACGGGCGCCGTGGCCGCGTCCACCGCGAACAGGGTGTAGTTCGGGAATCCGGGCTTGGCGCCCGCATATACGCCCATGAACCAGCGCCCGAGGAGATCGTCGTACGCAAGGTTCTGGACCCCGTACGTGGTGTTTCCGGTGCGGACGAAGTACTTACCCGCGACACCCTCCGGGCCGCTTCGGTGCGGGTCCGCCTCGACGAGCGGCTTCGCATACGCGTCCCAGTTGCTGGTGTCGTACTGGAGAAGCACCTGATGATCATTGTCGGTCCGGTCGAGGTTCGAGTAGATGCCGTAGGCCACGGTCAGGAACTGCGGGCCGCCGGTGGAGCCGAACTGCGGTCCGAAGCTCACCCCATCGATGCCACTGCTGCCGTACCGGTGATCCGGCGTCTTCCCGGTGTTGCCGTCGAAGACACCATTGCCGTCCATGTCGGCGGTGTAGTCGGCCACCACCTCGTCGAGGTGGACGGTCCTGACGATGCCGGAGTTCTGCGCCTCCATGCCGACGCGGTCGACGGCGTCCACGTCGATCACGGCGATGTAGAACGCCTTCTGATCCTTGTACTCCAACGACCCGTATACGCGGCCGTCCGACTCATTGAAGTCCAGATCACCGAGGTGACCGGTGAAGCCCCCGACGGTACCGATGACATTGCCCGCGAGATCGGTCTTCACCAGCAGCGTCGTGAACGAGTAGTAGATGCGGCCCTTCTCCCGGTCCACCGCTATGCCCTGTACATGGCCGGCGTCCCAGGACCCCCCGTTGAGATTCTTTGCGAAGCCCTTGATCGTGGACTCGCCCGGCGAGGTCTCCTCGGGAGCGAGCTGCGTGACCTTGATGTCGTCGAAGGCGACGGTCGCATTGTTGACGACGAGGCCGAGGGTCCCGTCGGCACGGAACATGTCGTTCGTCGTCAGGTACTCGGTTCCGTCGATGGACAGGACCGCGTGGCCGCCGCGCACCTCGAGTGACAGCGCGTGCGTCTCGCCCGTGCCCAGCGAGACGCCGGCGGGGCCGGTGACGGGTGACGAGTACGCCGCACCCGGTGCCTCGCTCACGGCGTATTCGAGACCGTTGCTCGCCTTGGTGTTGCTGCGCACCACGAAGACCGAGCCGTAGTCCTCGGCGCCGTGGTAGTCGGCGGCCAGGTTGAGCCAGCGCGAGTCGTTCGCGACCTGCAGGAAGTTGGCGGTTGCTTCCAACCGATAGTTCTCGTAACTGCTACCGAAGGAGACCCGCGCACGCTCGCCACCCACCGAGGTGCCGACCAGGCGCCCGTCCTCGACTTTCCAGGCACCGCGATGACTGGTCCATCCGCCGGGGAGAGTCCCCGCGGAGAAGTCCTCGGCGAGCACCACCTTGTCGGTGGGGTCACCATCGGCCGCCGCGGCCGGTGGGGCGTCGAGGGCGAGTGCACCGGCAAAGACGATCGACGCCGTCAGCACCGCGGCTCCTCTCGGACTCGGAAAGCGGTCGCCGATTCTTTGTCTGCACGGGATCTCCGGTCGTCGATCCGTGGGGTTCTCGAACAAGGTTCGCTCCTCCATGAGGCTGGCCTCCCGGCCTGCCCGGCCGGGTACGGGTGATCTCCCGCCCGCCACAGGCTGCCCCGGCCATCTGAATGCGAACCGACCCGAAGACGACATCCGGTCGAAAAGCGACAGAACCCCCATGGAGCGCAACGCCTTCGCGTCGCGCCCAGCGAGCGTCAGCTCGTCGGCTGCGGGTTTTCCGGTTGCTCCGCCCACCACTTCAGCAGCTCCGCCTCGGCCTCGTCCCGCTCGAGCGGACCGCGATCCAGGCGCAGTTCCTTGAGGAACTTCCATGCCTTGCCCACCTGCGGGCCGGCCGGAATCCCGAGAAGTTCCATGATCGCGTTGCCGTCGAGGTCCGGCCGCACCCGGGCCAGATCCTCCTGCTCGGCGATCCGTGCGATCCGCTGTTCGAGATCGTCGTACGTGCCCTGCAGCGCCGCGGCCCGCCGCTTGTTCCGAGTGGTGCAGTCGGCGCGCACCAGCTTGTGCAACCGCGGCAGCAGATCGCCGGCATCGGTGACGTACCGACGCACCGCCGAATCCGTCCACTGCCCCTTGCCGTAGCCGTGGAAACGCAGGTGCAGGAATACCAGCTGGCCCACCTCGTCGACCATCTGTTTGGAGTACTTCAGCGCCCGCATCCGCTTCCGGACCAGCTTGGCGCCCACGACCTCGTGGTGGTGAAAGCTGACGCCGCCGCCGGGCTCGTTGCGCTTGGTGTCCGGCTTGCCGATGTCGTGGAGCAACGCCGCCCAGCGCAACACCAGGTCCGGGTCGCCGTCCTCGAGGTCGATCGCTTGTTTGAGCACCGTCAGCGAATGCCAGTACACATCCTTGTGCTGGTGATGCTCGTCGATCTCGAGCTTCATCGCCGGTAGTTCCGGCAGGATGCGCTCGGCCAGCCCGGCCTCGCACATGACGTTGATGCCGTCGATCGGATACTCGCCGAGGATCAACTTGTCGAGTTCGGTGTGCACCCGCTCCACGGTGATCCGGTCGATCTGCCCGGCCATGTCGACGATCGCCTGATGCACCCGCGGCGCGAGGGTGAACCCGAGTTGGGAGACGAAGCGGCAAGCGCGCAGCATCCGCAGCGGATCGTCATTGAAGGAGATCTCCGGCGCGGCCGGGGTGTCGAGGACGCCGCCGAGCAGCGCGTCCATGCCGCCGAGGGGGTCGACGAATTCGAGGGTGCCATCGCCCGCAACCCGCACCGCCATCGCGTTGACGGTGAAGTCACGGCGCACCAGATCCTCGTCGAGGGTGGTGCCGTACTGCACCTCCGGGTTCCGGGTGACGCCGTCGTAGGTGTCGGTGCGGTAGGTGGTGATCTCGATCTGCTCCGCACCCTTGGCGGCGCTGATCGTCCCGAACGCGATTCCGGTGTCCCACTGATTGTCGGCCCAGCCGCGCAGCAGCGCCTGCACCTGCTCCGGGTGGGCATCGGTGGTGAAGTCGAGATCGGTGCCGAGGCGGCCGAGCACCGCGTCGCGGACACTTCCGCCCACCAGGTACAGCTCATGGCCCGCGTCCGCGAACCGGCGCCCGAGCGGGGTCAAGACGTCCGACAGGCTGCTCAGCGTCTCATGCGCACCGCGCATCAGTCGGGCGCGCCGGTCAGCATCGGGGATGGGGGCATTCACGTCAGCAAACCTTACCGAGGTCGACAAATAGCCGAGTGCGCATGCAGCAAGCCCGCACGCGCGCTGGCGTGGGAGTCCGGGCCCGCACGGTGCGTCAACTACGATCAATGAGGTGTCAGCCGCCGAACGTGCCAACCGCAACCGCCGCTCCTCGCGGCGGCGGGGCCGAGGCGGCGATTCCGGCACTCCTCACATGCGCACCGTCCGCGAAACCTCCGCCGGAGGCCTGGTCGTCAACGGTCTGGGAGGCCCGCAGGACAAGCTGTGCGCGGCACTGATCGGGCGCACCGACCGCCGGGGCCGGCTGCTGTGGTCGCTACCGAAAGGTCATATCGAGCAGGGCGAGACCGCGGAACAGACCGCGACGCGTGAGGTCGCCGAAGAGACCGGCATTCAGGGGTCCGTCGTCGCATCGCTCGGCAGCATCGACTACTGGTTCGTCACCGAGGGCCGACGCGTCCACAAAACCGTCCACCACTATCTGATGCGTTCGCTGGGCGGCGAGCTGTCGGACGCCGACATCGAGGTCACCGAGGTGGCCTGGGTTCCGTTGTCCGAACTGGACTCCCGCCTCGCCTATGCCGACGAACGCAAGCTCGCGGAGATCGCCGGGCAACTCATCGCCGAGATGGAACCCTCGCGCGCCAGGGGGACCGACGCGGAATGACATTGGCATCGCGTCCGGCCTGGCGTCGATACGGTGCCGCGGTCCTGACGACGCTGACGCTCGTCCTGATGTCGGCAGGCACCGTGGCGGCGCCGGCATCCGCCCAGACGACAACGGCCGAGTCGGCCACCAGCCAGGAGCGGACACCGTCCTCGACGAGATCGTCGCTGACGAAATCCCGCACCCAACCCGAGTTCCTCGAACTGCGGATCGACGCCGTCACCCCCGCTACCGTCACCACCAGCAGCGAGCCGACGGTCACCGTGTCCGGCACAGTCGCGAACGTCGGCGACCGGCCGGTGACCGATATCGGTGTCCGGCTACAGCGCGCCGCGCCCGTCGACTCGAGCGACGAGTTGCGTACCTCGCTGGACCTCGACCAGGGCGCATTCGACGTCGTCGGGCCGTTCGTGCAAGTGGCACCCGCGCTCGACGAGGGTGAGCAGAGCCAGTTCACGCTGTCACTGCCGCTGCGATCGCTCACCGGGCCGGCCCTCGGCATCGACGCTCCCGGCGTGTATCCGCTCCTGGTCAACGTCAACGGCACCCCCGAGTACGGGGGACAGGCACGCCTCGACGACGCCCGGTTCCTGCTCCCGGTGCTCGGCCTCCCACGCATGCCCGACACCACCGACACCGAACTGCAGGGCTCCGACACCGCCGGATCACCCACCGCACCCGTTCCCCCTGACACCACCGATCCACTCGCAGTCACGATGCTGTGGCCGCTGGCCGACGCACCGCGGCTCGCGGCCGGCGTTCCCGGCTCGATGACCGAGAAGGTCCGGCTGGTCGACGACGAGCTCGCCGGTTCCCTCGCCAAAGGGGGGCGGCTGGACCAACTACTCGGCGCCGCCGAATTCGCAACCGGTCCGGATGTGGACCGCGATCGCCGGCTCGCCGACAGCATGTGTCTGGCCGTAGACCCGGACCTGCTGATCACGGTCAGCAATATGACGCGGGGCTATCTCGTCGTCGACGATTCCGCACGTCCCGAGGGCCCGGCACACGAAGGCGGTGGGAGGGACGCCGCCGCCGCGTGGCTCGACCGCCTCGAAACGCTCGCCCGCGGCATGTGCGTCACAGCAGTCCCGTTCGCGCAGGCCGACATCGCCGCACTGAGCCGAGTCGCCGATCCCATCCTCACCACGACCGCGCTGAAGGCGCCGGCCGACATTGTCGACTCGATCCTCGGAGTCACCTCACTGCGAGGTTTGACCT
Protein-coding sequences here:
- a CDS encoding carbohydrate ABC transporter permease, with protein sequence MSTILERPRPVVREPVPAPPPARRVRRSPVHSVGRSGLYIAVVLTVLVMSIPMIWMVLASFKTEAELSTLPLQWLPEAFNLDNYRQAATTIPLGRMFLNSVLLTVLGSGLKVMLGLCCAYALVFLDIPFKKFMFALVLFTLLIPAQITIIPNYTLVASLGWLNTYQGILVPGLASAFGTFLFRQHFLTLPAAVLEAAEMDGAGHWRRLWRFVVPMSIPTVVAVSLVSLVGEWNEYLWPRLVTDSTDTMPLPVGLTLLQDIDGMNSWGVLMAATVIVTMPIVVGFLILQRRLVAGFTAGATTG
- a CDS encoding sugar ABC transporter permease, which produces MTSVSVPRVEPRSSPPTSESRRRRQRKNLLWFLLLAGPNIALLLVFVYRPLILSFYYSTLQWNMGSAAARFVGLDNYIAWFSDPSSSTTLGVTAIFTVATVGGSLVLGLLLALLLNQKLAGRGMARMLAFIPYGLSGIAVGMLWLYIFDPRYGLLSTLLEAVGLTSPQWYTESPWALVMLIIVYLWKHVGYVAIIYLAGLQSIPQDMRDAAALDGAGRLRTLRSVILPLLGPVSSFLVITMALSSLQSFDLIQAMTQGGPLGSTTTLMYQIYVDGFQTGRAGYASATATILFVLLLVITAFQLRVMDRKVHYS
- a CDS encoding ATP-binding cassette domain-containing protein, coding for MSGLTVRARVAARGLDVDLVVAPGEVLAVLGPNGAGKSTLLDVVAGLLHPDEGRVELGGRVLTDTVEGVVVQPHRRSVALLAQEALLFPHLTVRENVAFAPRSAGTSRYAAHAVAARWLGEVDAADLAGRRPRQLSGGQAQRVAVARALAAEPELLLLDEPMSALDVGAAPAVRALLRRVLRAGNRTAILVTHDVLDALSLADRVAVIECGRVVEQGPVARVLARPRSGFAARIAGINLLSGTVRQGSLDTVAGRVCGITEDGFGDGEHAVAVFAPTAVAVHREPPEGSPRNNFRVRIAEIESRGNVVRVRADDHHDGTAGLIADVTAVAVAALDLVPGVDVWFAVKATEVAMYPGGSGPLPIA
- a CDS encoding ABC transporter permease; its protein translation is MIGRPQVRSVPAGLPAWIYIPAAAGSLLVVLPLIAMLAGVDWPNFLNLVTSESSLAALFLSVKTASISTVLCVLLGVPMAMVSARCSFPGLAALRALVLLPLVLPPVVGGLALLYTFGRRGLIGQHLEVLGIQIAFSTTAVVLAQTFVALPFLVISLEGALRTAGRRYESVAATLGAPPTTVLRRVTLPLVLPGLISGAVLAFARALGEFGATLTFAGSLQGVTRTLPLEIYLLRETDPEAAIALSLLLVLVAVAIVLGVRTRRAVGAL
- the modA gene encoding molybdate ABC transporter substrate-binding protein codes for the protein MRRARIVIAAAAAAITTVLAGCSGSTQAGAGPDADSITVFAAASLRSTFTELGRRFEEQHPGTRVLFNFAGSSDLVAQLDQGAHGDVFASADTANMTKAVRAGLTSSDPVNFATNLLTIVVPPDNPASIRSFADLARPDVEVVVCAPQVPCGTATRKIEDATGVRLSPVSEESSVTDVLGKVVTGQADAGLVYVTDAAGAVGKVASVDFPESARAVNTYPLAVLKDSGDPGSAAQFAALVTGPEGRAVLAEAGFGTP
- a CDS encoding helix-turn-helix transcriptional regulator, which produces MPDIRIRDAAQLLGVSDDTVRRWVDVGTLSAHRDGAGRMVVDGKQLAEYARANAAPTPENPLGVGSSARNRFVGLVTRVVADGVMAQVEMQCGPFAVVSLMSAESAAELKLEPGSVAVAVVKATTVIVETPGVVS
- a CDS encoding putative Ig domain-containing protein, with translation MLTASIVFAGALALDAPPAAAADGDPTDKVVLAEDFSAGTLPGGWTSHRGAWKVEDGRLVGTSVGGERARVSFGSSYENYRLEATANFLQVANDSRWLNLAADYHGAEDYGSVFVVRSNTKASNGLEYAVSEAPGAAYSSPVTGPAGVSLGTGETHALSLEVRGGHAVLSIDGTEYLTTNDMFRADGTLGLVVNNATVAFDDIKVTQLAPEETSPGESTIKGFAKNLNGGSWDAGHVQGIAVDREKGRIYYSFTTLLVKTDLAGNVIGTVGGFTGHLGDLDFNESDGRVYGSLEYKDQKAFYIAVIDVDAVDRVGMEAQNSGIVRTVHLDEVVADYTADMDGNGVFDGNTGKTPDHRYGSSGIDGVSFGPQFGSTGGPQFLTVAYGIYSNLDRTDNDHQVLLQYDTSNWDAYAKPLVEADPHRSGPEGVAGKYFVRTGNTTYGVQNLAYDDLLGRWFMGVYAGAKPGFPNYTLFAVDAATAPVRGELVGTGGDQGMLIALAPDGRTHEATGIRGWIQKADVGMESLGDGLFYLARNRSAGGMQTADITLYRWTGDASAPFALVNSESELHREPVITSATAPGGQVGAAYTHTFTASAFPAATFSIAAGSVPEGLDLDDKTGILSGTPREAGRTTFTVAADNGVGRATQIVTVEVAPEDGPGSVGWGSGSFGSLSGSTGR
- a CDS encoding CCA tRNA nucleotidyltransferase — encoded protein: MNAPIPDADRRARLMRGAHETLSSLSDVLTPLGRRFADAGHELYLVGGSVRDAVLGRLGTDLDFTTDAHPEQVQALLRGWADNQWDTGIAFGTISAAKGAEQIEITTYRTDTYDGVTRNPEVQYGTTLDEDLVRRDFTVNAMAVRVAGDGTLEFVDPLGGMDALLGGVLDTPAAPEISFNDDPLRMLRACRFVSQLGFTLAPRVHQAIVDMAGQIDRITVERVHTELDKLILGEYPIDGINVMCEAGLAERILPELPAMKLEIDEHHQHKDVYWHSLTVLKQAIDLEDGDPDLVLRWAALLHDIGKPDTKRNEPGGGVSFHHHEVVGAKLVRKRMRALKYSKQMVDEVGQLVFLHLRFHGYGKGQWTDSAVRRYVTDAGDLLPRLHKLVRADCTTRNKRRAAALQGTYDDLEQRIARIAEQEDLARVRPDLDGNAIMELLGIPAGPQVGKAWKFLKELRLDRGPLERDEAEAELLKWWAEQPENPQPTS
- a CDS encoding NUDIX hydrolase; this encodes MSAAERANRNRRSSRRRGRGGDSGTPHMRTVRETSAGGLVVNGLGGPQDKLCAALIGRTDRRGRLLWSLPKGHIEQGETAEQTATREVAEETGIQGSVVASLGSIDYWFVTEGRRVHKTVHHYLMRSLGGELSDADIEVTEVAWVPLSELDSRLAYADERKLAEIAGQLIAEMEPSRARGTDAE